One Pelecanus crispus isolate bPelCri1 chromosome 14, bPelCri1.pri, whole genome shotgun sequence genomic window carries:
- the MC3R gene encoding melanocortin receptor 3, producing the protein MNTTHFAFSFQPVLLNATEGFNDSILNNRSGDGFCEQVFIKAEVFLTLGIISLLENILVILAVLKNGNLHSPMYFFLCSLAVADMLVSMSNALETIMIAILSNGYLIIDDHFIQHMDNVFDSMICISLVASICNLLVIAIDRYITIFYALRYHSIMTVKKALTLIVVIWIACIICGIIFIAYSESKTVIVCLITMFFTMLFLMASLYVHMFLFARLHVKRIAALPVDGVPYHRTCMKGAVTITILLGVFIVCWAPFFLHLILIISCPMNPYCICYTSHFNTYLVLIMCNSVIDPLIYAFRSLEMRKTFKEIVCCCYGVSVGQCML; encoded by the coding sequence ATGAATACCACAcactttgcattttcatttcagcctgTGCTGCTTAATGCGACTGAAGGCTTCAATGACTCAATTCTGAACAACAGAAGCGGCGATGGATTTTGTGAGCAGGTCTTCATAAAAGCCGAGGTCTTCTTGACTTTAGGGATCATCAGCCTCCTGGAAAACATCCTTGTCATTCTTGCAGTGCTGAAGAACGGAAACTTACATTCTcccatgtacttcttccttTGTAGCTTGGCTGTGGCAGATATGTTAGTGAGCATGTCAAATGCCTTGGAGACTATCATGATTGCAATCCTGAGCAACGGCTATTTGATCATTGATGACCACTTTATTCAGCATATGGACAATGTTTTTGACTCAatgatttgtatttctttggtAGCCTCAATTTGCAACCTCTTGGTTATAGCCATTGACAGGTACATAACTATTTTCTATGCTCTCCGTTACCACAGCATCATGACTGTGAAGAAAGCTTTAACCCTGATTGTGGTCATTTGGATTGCTTGTATCATCTGTGGCATCATATTCATTGCCTactcagaaagcaaaactgtcaTTGTCTGTCTCATCACCATGTTCTTCACCATGCTCTTTCTCATGGCCTCCCTTTACGTTCACATGTTCTTGTTTGCACGCCTGCATGTTAAGCGGATTGCAGCCCTCCCTGTGGATGGGGTGCCCTACCACCGTACCTGCATGAAGGGAGCTGTCACCATCACTATATTACTTGGTGTCTTCATTGTTTGCTGGGCACCTTTCTTCCTTCACCTCATTCTCATCATTTCTTGCCCAATGAATCCATACTGCATCTGCTACACTTCACACTTTAATACCTATCTGGTCTTGATAATGTGCAACTCAGTAATTGACCCACTCATTTATGCTTTCCGGAGTCTGGAGATGAGAAAGACTTTCAAAGAAATAGTGTGCTGCTGTTACGGCGTGAGTGTGGGACAGTGCATGCTGTAA